The Actinomycetota bacterium genomic sequence ACGGGTGCGGCAAAGGTTGAAGTTGTGCGTGCCGATGGGACTGCCGAGAGCAAGACTATGAGTGTCGGGGACACAGTGCAACTCGGGGAGGCCCTTGCCTTGCGCATCGATCATCTTGGAGGTTATGTCAGGCTTTCCGTGGTAGACGATTGGTCGATCATCCCTCTTTACCTACTTATGGCGATTGCTTGCGTCGCAGTCAGTGTTTCCATACTCGTCCCCTATAGGGCTGCCTGGATCGTCATTGACCGCTCGAAGAGTAAGCCAGCGCTTTGTGTGGCCATTCATCACAGCCGAGGAAGTCATGGGTTTACAGAACTGGCCCGCGGCAAGCTGTCTGAGACGTTGCAGGAGGTAAAGCGATGAGCATCGAAACCGAAGTCATTTTGATGTGGGCGGGGGTGACGTTTTACGCGTTGTCCTCGATTGTGTTCTCGGCGGCACTGTTTTTCAAGCGTGACGTGCTGTGGTCTGCAGGGCTCTGGCTGGGCGCAGCGGGACTTCTTCCTCACCTGGCAGCGATCGTCGGAAGGTGGATCCGCATTGACAGGGGTCCCTACCTTGGCTTTTACGAGGTAGTGTCCAGCTACGCGATCATCGCGGTCGCACTATTTGTGTTCCTTGCGTTCCGGCGTCGGAATATGGTCGGGCTTGGCATCGTATTGATGCCCCTCGCTTTTATCATGCTCGGTATCTCGATGTTCACGTCCAAAGAGGAGCTTGCCCTGTCGGGGCCGTTGGCCAGTTGGTGGCTGAGCATCCACGTCATTTTTGCGAAAATCGGGTATGGGGCTTTTCTTGTATCCTTTGCCTTTTCCATGATCTATCTGTTTCGGCATAAGGCAACGGGGTTATTGTCGGCGGCGCTTGAAAAGATGCCGCAACAGGAGATCCTGGATGATCTGCAGTTTAGATTCGCGGGTCTCGGATTTATCTTTTACGGCATCATGATAGTGTCTGGCGCGATTTGGGCAAACGAGGCATGGGGCAGATACTGGGCATGGGATCCAATCGAGACCTGGTCGCTTATTGCATGGGTGGTCTATGCACTTTTCCTGCATGCGCGGCTTACCTTGGGCTGGAGCGGCACTAAGCTGGCCTGGTTCTCGGTCGTTGCACTTCCGGTGGTTTCGTTCTCCCTCATGGGGGTTCCGCTCGTATACGACTCGATCCACGGTGCATATTTGCTCGGTTACTAATCTTCACGAGTATCGCACCCGATCAACTGCCGAGAAATATAACTAGGTAAACGGCTTGTGAGATTTTTCGCACTTGGTCCGTTCAATCCAGCGCCAGACAGTGCTACTATGTATTGAGTATTGTTGTGGGCTTGATATCCGCCAATCAATAGGCCGGATAGACAGGCAGAACCGGGAGGACCTTTGAGTGGCCCGGAAGTCGTCGTAGGCGACGTCGATACAAATGAGGGAGAATCTGGTTCGCAGCGCAAAGTAGGCCGTCGCGTGCACTGGGTTCTGCTTTTGTTGCTGCTTCTGTTGTTAATCGGCTCAGCAGTTGCAGTAGCTCAGTTGATCACGAGAGGCCCGGATCAGGCGAGGTTCATCGCACGCAATCTCGAGTGCCTGCAGTGCCACACGCAATTGATCCCCGACCTCGGCAAGCCATCTGTCCATAGCCCGTTCATGCTCAAGGAGTGCACAGTTTGTCACACTCCACACGGCGTAGAGCTGGAGAGGACCATCATCTATGGCGGCTTCTCGAATGCACTTGATCGCGCCCAAACGGTGATCGAGTGGCTTCCTTTGAACTGGGTGC encodes the following:
- the ccsA gene encoding cytochrome c biogenesis protein CcsA; this translates as MSIETEVILMWAGVTFYALSSIVFSAALFFKRDVLWSAGLWLGAAGLLPHLAAIVGRWIRIDRGPYLGFYEVVSSYAIIAVALFVFLAFRRRNMVGLGIVLMPLAFIMLGISMFTSKEELALSGPLASWWLSIHVIFAKIGYGAFLVSFAFSMIYLFRHKATGLLSAALEKMPQQEILDDLQFRFAGLGFIFYGIMIVSGAIWANEAWGRYWAWDPIETWSLIAWVVYALFLHARLTLGWSGTKLAWFSVVALPVVSFSLMGVPLVYDSIHGAYLLGY